From the genome of Impatiens glandulifera chromosome 9, dImpGla2.1, whole genome shotgun sequence, one region includes:
- the LOC124913667 gene encoding uncharacterized protein LOC124913667: MECGRFGSALAICIVLMIIVSIPVSAQRPSPSECSLEIKNGVASCKGVIFGLNPSAACCKLVRTFHYECACPVIDAKLATLLTVKIATKGLRDCGRDVPHKFQCGSLYFP; encoded by the exons ATGGAGTGTGGCCGGTTCGGATCAGCTCTAGCCATATGCATAGTTTTGATGATAATCGTATCGATCCCGGTCTCAGCTCAAAGACCGAGCCCAAGTGAGTGCTCTCTAGAGATAAAGAACGGCGTAGCATCGTGTAAGGGAGTGATTTTCGGACTGAATCCTTCCGCCGCATGTTGTAAGCTTGTTAGAACCTTTCACTATGAGTGTGCTTGTCCCGTCATCGATGCTAAGCTGGCTACTCTTCTAACTGTCAAAATCGCGACGAAGGGCCTAAGAGACTGTGGTCGGGATGTCCCTCACAAATTCCAGTGTGGAA GTTTATATTTTCCATGA